From Fibrobacter sp., the proteins below share one genomic window:
- a CDS encoding histidine phosphatase family protein produces the protein MKTTFYLVRHGDIDLAERIPGRTPGLHLSSNGKKQAQRVAEMLGGIKLDAIYSSPLDRTVETATPLSRVTGLEIIKNDALLEIDFGDWTGRRFEDLESVFGWKQFHFYRNGCIIPGGELMIHVQSRMVSEIMRLRSMYQGRAVAVFSHNDPLKSVLAYFMGVSLDLFLRITVSTGSVSVLDLCEWGGIVRCVNITSDIPSLD, from the coding sequence TTGAAAACTACCTTTTATCTGGTCCGGCACGGGGACATAGATCTTGCGGAGAGAATCCCGGGCAGGACTCCCGGACTGCATCTGAGCAGCAACGGGAAAAAGCAGGCGCAAAGGGTTGCAGAGATGCTTGGGGGGATAAAACTCGACGCGATCTACTCCAGTCCTCTTGACAGGACGGTAGAGACTGCAACTCCGTTATCAAGGGTTACCGGGCTTGAGATCATAAAAAATGATGCGCTGCTAGAGATCGATTTCGGGGATTGGACAGGCAGGAGATTTGAGGATCTTGAGAGTGTTTTCGGGTGGAAGCAGTTTCATTTTTACCGTAACGGCTGCATAATTCCCGGAGGGGAACTGATGATACATGTTCAGTCCCGCATGGTTTCTGAGATAATGCGATTGAGAAGTATGTATCAGGGGAGGGCTGTGGCGGTGTTCAGTCATAATGATCCTTTAAAGTCGGTACTGGCATATTTCATGGGGGTTTCACTGGATCTTTTTCTCAGGATTACTGTATCTACCGGTTCAGTAAGTGTTCTTGATCTTTGCGAGTGGGGCGGTATTGTCCGTTGTGTAAACATCACCTCCGATATTCCATCTCTGGACTGA
- a CDS encoding glycosyltransferase, translated as MRIVIFGLSVSSSWGNGHATIWRGLIRGLTESGHTVAFFEKDVPYYAFCRDFSGIKGMELVLYKEWAEAESRARDKIREADVAIVTSYCPDALLASALFKGADCLKVFYDLDSPVTLKSIEMGVTPEYIGEKGLKGYDLVLSYTGGIALEKLVMVLGARHALPLYGSFDPRTHYSVNSKDDFRSDLSYLGTYASDRQSKLEELFIEPARQLPKSKFVLGGAQYPENFPWVENIIFMQHISPPDHPVFYSSSRFTLNITRGPMAEMGFCPSGRLFEAAGCRVPVISDWWPGLETFFEPGKEIVVVRSSAEVMEALKMGEEQRKEIAEAAYRRAMSEHTAEKRAGEMIDILESF; from the coding sequence ATGCGAATAGTGATTTTCGGTCTTTCGGTGAGTTCATCCTGGGGCAACGGTCATGCTACAATCTGGCGTGGACTTATCCGTGGATTGACTGAGAGCGGGCATACTGTGGCTTTCTTTGAGAAGGATGTCCCTTACTATGCGTTCTGCCGTGATTTTTCCGGGATAAAAGGCATGGAGCTTGTGCTTTACAAAGAGTGGGCAGAAGCGGAGAGCAGGGCCAGGGATAAAATACGGGAGGCAGATGTCGCGATAGTCACCTCTTACTGTCCTGATGCACTTTTGGCTTCCGCGCTTTTCAAGGGTGCGGATTGTTTGAAGGTTTTTTACGATCTTGATTCTCCAGTTACTTTAAAGTCTATAGAGATGGGGGTAACTCCGGAATACATAGGTGAGAAAGGGCTTAAGGGTTATGATCTGGTTTTGAGTTACACAGGTGGAATCGCTCTGGAGAAGCTGGTGATGGTTCTTGGAGCCAGGCACGCGCTTCCGCTTTACGGAAGCTTTGATCCCCGTACCCATTATTCGGTAAATTCAAAAGATGATTTCCGGTCTGATCTCTCCTATCTTGGAACCTATGCATCCGATCGCCAGTCAAAGCTTGAGGAGCTGTTCATAGAGCCCGCGCGTCAACTACCCAAGTCAAAGTTTGTTCTGGGAGGGGCACAGTATCCGGAGAATTTTCCCTGGGTAGAGAATATCATCTTTATGCAGCATATCTCTCCTCCCGATCATCCGGTCTTCTATTCATCCAGCCGTTTTACACTTAATATTACCCGGGGGCCGATGGCAGAGATGGGTTTTTGTCCATCAGGGAGGCTCTTTGAGGCTGCGGGGTGCAGGGTACCTGTGATAAGTGACTGGTGGCCTGGGCTGGAGACGTTTTTTGAGCCTGGGAAAGAGATTGTTGTTGTCAGGTCATCGGCGGAGGTAATGGAGGCATTGAAAATGGGTGAGGAGCAGAGGAAGGAGATTGCGGAGGCTGCGTACAGGAGAGCAATGAGTGAGCATACGGCAGAGAAAAGAGCAGGCGAGATGATTGATATACTGGAGAGTTTCTGA
- a CDS encoding nucleotidyltransferase family protein — MSGTWGIIPAAGCGTRIQPLAFSKELLPVGSSTTSGVERPRAICEYLVERMIEAGVERINLIISPGKWDILRYFGRGMGGVHFCYTVQQQPSGLCDAIFCALPFIGRSERVIVGLPDTVWFPVNGLKLLPEDRLAFLLFPVSRPEFYDAVDTEPDGRVKKIYVKTAGLRDLWIWGAFSMPGEVFHQLYDLWISRSPRDEYFGTLVNAYIESGGEAVGVREGESYVDVGTLNGYREAMRLLSGNAHLVV, encoded by the coding sequence ATGAGCGGGACATGGGGGATAATTCCTGCTGCAGGGTGTGGGACGCGTATTCAGCCTCTGGCTTTCTCAAAAGAGCTTCTTCCGGTCGGCAGTTCAACCACATCGGGAGTTGAGCGTCCCAGGGCTATCTGTGAATACCTTGTGGAGCGCATGATCGAGGCAGGGGTGGAGAGGATAAATCTGATTATCTCACCTGGAAAGTGGGATATACTGAGGTACTTTGGAAGAGGCATGGGAGGAGTCCATTTCTGCTACACTGTCCAGCAGCAGCCATCCGGACTCTGTGATGCAATTTTCTGTGCATTGCCTTTTATCGGCAGAAGTGAACGGGTAATTGTGGGTCTTCCGGACACGGTTTGGTTTCCTGTAAATGGTTTGAAGCTTCTGCCTGAAGACAGACTGGCTTTTCTTCTTTTCCCTGTTTCCAGGCCGGAGTTCTACGATGCTGTGGATACTGAGCCTGATGGACGGGTGAAAAAGATTTATGTCAAGACAGCAGGGTTGAGAGACTTATGGATCTGGGGTGCATTCAGTATGCCCGGTGAGGTATTTCATCAGCTTTACGACCTGTGGATCTCCCGTTCTCCGCGGGATGAATATTTCGGTACACTTGTAAATGCTTACATAGAAAGTGGTGGTGAGGCAGTGGGGGTCAGGGAAGGGGAGTCTTATGTGGATGTTGGTACTTTAAATGGATACCGGGAAGCCATGAGATTGCTTTCCGGGAATGCACATTTGGTGGTGTAA
- a CDS encoding PIG-L family deacetylase, giving the protein MSSAVDFLSSLSEKGSGVPRILLFVAHPDDEVIGAGGILRYMRGAHIFHVTDGSPRSCTDAFGAGCASREAYARVRREELLLALKYAGFGPHDCSRIGMIDQEVSYNMAGLSWRVADILEEWRPEVVLTHAFEGGHPDHDATAFSVKSACSLLEKKGVVAPRIIEFASYHGNGGCEIVAGDFIPFPGHNVWRVKLSEVESDLKRGMMECFRSQRRTLAAFQVGEERFRFAPDYDFRKAPHEGVLYYEFFDWGMSCRKWLELAQEASSLFAK; this is encoded by the coding sequence ATGAGTTCCGCTGTTGATTTTCTGTCGAGTCTAAGTGAGAAAGGCTCCGGGGTTCCAAGAATCCTGCTTTTCGTCGCTCATCCCGATGATGAGGTGATAGGGGCGGGTGGAATACTGAGATACATGAGGGGGGCGCATATTTTTCATGTAACAGATGGGTCACCGCGTAGCTGTACTGATGCTTTCGGTGCAGGATGTGCATCGAGGGAGGCTTATGCCAGGGTGAGGCGGGAGGAGTTGTTACTGGCATTGAAGTATGCAGGGTTTGGCCCTCATGATTGCAGCAGGATAGGAATGATCGATCAGGAGGTTTCATATAACATGGCGGGGCTCTCCTGGAGAGTTGCGGATATACTGGAGGAGTGGAGGCCGGAAGTTGTGTTGACACATGCTTTCGAGGGTGGACATCCTGACCATGATGCCACTGCGTTTTCCGTGAAATCGGCCTGCTCTCTACTGGAGAAAAAGGGGGTAGTTGCACCCCGGATAATCGAGTTTGCAAGTTATCATGGAAATGGTGGATGTGAAATTGTTGCAGGGGATTTTATCCCGTTTCCCGGGCACAATGTCTGGAGAGTAAAGCTCAGTGAGGTGGAGAGTGATCTTAAAAGGGGGATGATGGAGTGTTTCCGTTCTCAGAGGCGTACTCTGGCTGCTTTTCAGGTAGGAGAGGAGCGTTTCCGTTTCGCGCCTGACTACGATTTCAGGAAAGCTCCTCATGAGGGGGTGCTCTATTATGAGTTTTTTGACTGGGGGATGAGCTGTCGGAAATGGCTCGAGCTTGCACAGGAGGCATCAAGCCTGTTTGCTAAATAG